The following DNA comes from Williamwhitmania taraxaci.
GAAGGGATATGACCACCTGCCATCACATCGGAAACTGAATGACCCGATTTAAGGGCCTCCTTCATTACGGCAAGCGGTGTGGCTCCTGTAATTGCATCGGGCGTTTGCAGCGCAATGGGCAATGGCCAGCTCGTCATTTGCACAGGGAAAGAGATAAGCAGGAATACTCGGCCAACCAATGCCGGATTGAATGGGTTGTTGCCCAATCCACCGAAACTCATTTTCCCTACACCAATGGCAACAAGAGCACCAATAACGATAAGAAAGATAGGAATATTGGTTGGTAAATTGAAGGCCAGTAAAATACCGGTAACCAGTGCCGAACCATCGGTGATGGTTGGTTTGGTTTTCATCAGAAATTTCTGAATCAAGAATTCAAAGAGCAGACACGATGCCACCGAAATAGCGGTTACCACCAATGCATCGATTCCAAAATAGAATATGGAAACCAAGAACGCTGGCGAAAGCGCTATCACCACATCGAGCATCAGCCCTCTGACGGATTCCTTCCCAAACAAGTGTGGAGAAGGAGCAACTGTGAACATTTTTCCCATCAGTTGAGTTAGTTTTTTATATAATTATTTCTTTCGAGCTCTTATCATTTTTGCGACCTCTGCTTTTCCCAACCTGATATAGTCGAGAAGCGGAAGATTTGCTGGACAACCATAGCTGCACGAGCCACACTCCATACAATCCATTACCCGTTCTTGCTCCAATCGCTCAATCAGTCCTTTTTTCGCCAACTTTATAAGCAGGTATGGTTCCATACCCATTGGGCAAGTACCCACACACTTGGAGCAACGAATGCAGACATCGGGAACTGGCCTAGTTGCGTTATCCTCTGGCATAATCAGAATGCCCGAGGTTCCCTTGGTTACAGGAGCAGAGAGGCTACTCAACGCTTTGCCCATCATAGGGCCGCCGCTTATAACCTTTCCGGTATCTTCTGGCAGTCCACCTGCAGCTTCAATGAGCACTGAAACCGGAGTACCTATGCGGACAAGAAAATTTTTGGGTTCTTTTACAGAGTTTCCAGTAACCGTTACCACGCGCTCAAATAGAGGTTTACGCTTAGCAATGGCCTCATAAACAGCAAAGGCAGTTCCAACATTGTGCACAACAGCACCAACATCAATGGGAAGACCCCCCGAAGGCACTTCGCGCCCGATCACCGCATTAATAAGTTGCTTCTCGCCTCCTTGCGGGTATTTAACCTTTAGCGGAACAACCTTAATTCCATCAAACTCCTCCACAAGCAATTTGATACTGCTAATGGCGTCCTTCTTATTGTTTTCAATTCCAATGAAAGCCTTAGTAACGCCCAGAGCAGTCATCAGCAGCTGAACACCTGTCAATACCTCACGCCCTTTTTCCAACATAAGGCGATGGTCGGCAGTGAGGAATGGCTCACACTCCACGCCGTTGATAATTAATACTTCGGCAGTTTTTCCGGGAGGCACCGTTAGCTTTACATGCGAAGGGAAGGTAGCACCACCAAGTCCGACAACACCAGCATTCTGTATGGCATCCACAACTTCCTTGCTCGTTAATCCTTTGGGAAACAAATAATCGGAAGTCCGATCAATAGTCGGAAGCCATTCGTCTCCTTCAACACTGATTTTCATTACCTGCCGGGGATATCCGCTGGCATCAACCAATGATTCAATACCCTCAACCGTTCCTGAAACTGAGGAGTGAATATTCGCCGATACAAACCCGGTGCTTTTAGCAAGCAATTCGCCCACTAACACCTTATCCCCTTTTGCTACCAATGCCTCCGACGGTGCACCAATATGCATAGAAATGGGAATATAAACCTCATGAGGTACAGGCAACACTGAGATGGCTACAGCTGCAGACAACTTCGCTTCGGGTGGATGAATACCACCTTTTGAAAATGTTTTCAACACGGTTTTAACCTATTTATGTTATTACCAATACTTACAATTACACTGTTTCGTCGCTCGACTCCACTGCCGCTACTCTGGCAGGAAAGTTTACCTCTAAAATAGCCGATGTAGGGCAAACCGCAACGCATTTCCGACACAGTTTGCACTTCTGCACATCAATATATGCCAAGTTATTTTGGAGCGTGATGGCATCGAAAGGACAGGTCTTTACGCATTTTCCGCAACCAATACAAGCCACATTGCATGCTTTCTTGGCTATGGCACCCTTGTCCTTACTTACGCACGAAACAAATATCTTCTTATCCTTGGGACCTTTTTTTCGTAATTCAATAATCTGCTTAGGGCACGCTGTAACGCATGCTCCACAGGCAGTGCAATTCTCATCGATCACTTCGGCCAATCCACTAACCGCATTAATTCGAATTGCATCAAAATTACAGACCACTACGCAATCGCCTAATCCCAAACAACCATACTGGCAACCGGTATTGCCCATGTACAAAGAGGCAGAAACGGCACAGGAAGATGCTCCATTGTAACTGTTTAGTC
Coding sequences within:
- a CDS encoding Fe-S cluster domain-containing protein, which produces MSSTIIFTVLTLSLLGVVSAVVLYFVAQKFKVYEDPRIDEVEAMLPGANCGGCGFAGCRGLADALVSSEDISALYCPVGGNKTMSSVAQYLGKAAAEKEAQVAVVRCQGSLDQRVRLNSYNGASSCAVSASLYMGNTGCQYGCLGLGDCVVVCNFDAIRINAVSGLAEVIDENCTACGACVTACPKQIIELRKKGPKDKKIFVSCVSKDKGAIAKKACNVACIGCGKCVKTCPFDAITLQNNLAYIDVQKCKLCRKCVAVCPTSAILEVNFPARVAAVESSDETV
- the rsxC gene encoding electron transport complex subunit RsxC, producing the protein MLKTFSKGGIHPPEAKLSAAVAISVLPVPHEVYIPISMHIGAPSEALVAKGDKVLVGELLAKSTGFVSANIHSSVSGTVEGIESLVDASGYPRQVMKISVEGDEWLPTIDRTSDYLFPKGLTSKEVVDAIQNAGVVGLGGATFPSHVKLTVPPGKTAEVLIINGVECEPFLTADHRLMLEKGREVLTGVQLLMTALGVTKAFIGIENNKKDAISSIKLLVEEFDGIKVVPLKVKYPQGGEKQLINAVIGREVPSGGLPIDVGAVVHNVGTAFAVYEAIAKRKPLFERVVTVTGNSVKEPKNFLVRIGTPVSVLIEAAGGLPEDTGKVISGGPMMGKALSSLSAPVTKGTSGILIMPEDNATRPVPDVCIRCSKCVGTCPMGMEPYLLIKLAKKGLIERLEQERVMDCMECGSCSYGCPANLPLLDYIRLGKAEVAKMIRARKK
- a CDS encoding RnfABCDGE type electron transport complex subunit D; the encoded protein is MGKMFTVAPSPHLFGKESVRGLMLDVVIALSPAFLVSIFYFGIDALVVTAISVASCLLFEFLIQKFLMKTKPTITDGSALVTGILLAFNLPTNIPIFLIVIGALVAIGVGKMSFGGLGNNPFNPALVGRVFLLISFPVQMTSWPLPIALQTPDAITGATPLAVMKEALKSGHSVSDVMAGGHIPSFPDMLMGNMGGSLGEIAALALILGGVYLLVRKVITWHIPVAVLGSVALFSFLLNLGNPERFVGPAFHLLTGGIILGAIYMATDYVSSPMSRSGMILFGVMIGVITVLIRVFGAYPEGVSFAILIMNGFVPLINMYMKPKRFGEAVKNGR